A stretch of the Halomonas sp. CH40 genome encodes the following:
- a CDS encoding TIGR01620 family protein — MTDRPTDNSTEPRPRPRRHFSLDDTQADSAKPQGNETEDALRGTRRFDTQTAHQPLEPTPADHKALPEETLYPPRKRRWGLIFSLAGVVGLGSAELVTGIPAAFEQTRWLDAAWQLFALGLMGIGAVALLREVARLKRLKHHDKLREALAELPQRSPKQAMQQADALRRQLKLNDDDPHWQAFQHASQPHHSSADIMTLLDYHLLAPRDREAQRLISRMSGETAIMVAVSPLTLVDMALVAWRSLAMINRLCRLYGLELSFISRLRLFRSVLYQMAFAGASELATDAGMDMLSLDVAGRISARASQGLATGLLSARLGLRAQRLCRPLAFTPEQQPRMTDLRQDLWRQIRRLDTQRSAQPED, encoded by the coding sequence ATGACCGACCGCCCGACTGACAACAGCACCGAACCCAGGCCTCGCCCGCGGCGTCACTTTTCACTCGATGACACTCAGGCCGACAGCGCGAAGCCCCAAGGCAATGAAACCGAAGATGCCCTGCGCGGTACCCGACGCTTTGATACCCAGACCGCCCACCAGCCGCTGGAACCCACACCGGCAGACCACAAAGCCTTGCCCGAAGAAACCCTGTATCCGCCGCGCAAACGCCGCTGGGGGTTGATATTTTCCCTGGCTGGCGTGGTCGGTTTAGGGTCTGCAGAGCTAGTGACGGGCATCCCCGCGGCTTTTGAGCAAACCCGCTGGCTGGATGCCGCCTGGCAGCTCTTCGCGCTGGGTTTGATGGGTATCGGCGCCGTTGCGCTTCTGCGTGAAGTAGCGCGCCTCAAGCGCCTGAAGCACCACGACAAGCTACGTGAAGCACTGGCGGAACTTCCCCAGCGCTCCCCCAAGCAGGCCATGCAGCAAGCCGATGCCCTGCGCCGTCAGCTGAAGCTCAATGATGACGACCCGCACTGGCAAGCCTTTCAACATGCCAGCCAGCCGCATCACAGCAGCGCAGACATCATGACCCTGCTCGATTACCATCTGCTGGCCCCCCGTGACCGTGAAGCCCAGCGGCTGATTTCGCGCATGTCCGGGGAAACCGCCATCATGGTGGCCGTCAGCCCGCTAACCCTGGTGGATATGGCGTTGGTCGCCTGGCGCAGCCTGGCGATGATCAACCGCCTTTGCCGCCTTTACGGCCTGGAGCTGAGTTTTATCAGCCGCCTGAGGCTGTTTCGCAGCGTGCTTTATCAGATGGCCTTTGCCGGTGCCAGCGAACTTGCCACCGATGCCGGTATGGATATGCTGTCTCTGGATGTGGCCGGACGCATCTCCGCGCGCGCCAGCCAGGGTCTGGCCACCGGCTTGCTGAGCGCCCGGCTGGGGCTGAGAGCCCAGCGGCTGTGCCGCCCGCTGGCCTTTACCCCTGAGCAGCAACCGCGTATGACAGACCTACGCCAGGATCTATGGCGCCAGATCCGCCGCCTCGATACCCAGCGCAGCGCCCAGCCGGAGGACTAG
- a CDS encoding ABC transporter ATP-binding protein, whose translation MSALEIHNVRKEFGSERVLKDVSISIDSGEFLILVGPSGCGKSTLMNAIAGLEPVTSGNIYIDGEDVTWRTPAERDIAMVFQSYALYPSMTVRQNISFGLEMRKVPKAERVAAVERVAELLQISHLLERKPAQLSGGQRQRVAMGRALAREPKVYLFDEPLSNLDAKLRVDMRTEIKKLHQRLGTTIVYVTHDQVEAMTLADCIAVMRDGHILQLGSPDEVYNNPVDMFVAGFMGSPSMNFIRATLEAAGEGYALRIATPDEGDVLLPWPPERNAEGLVGQLDKPIILGLRPEHFSEEDLRLSEQAEGTLMEAKVSVVEPTGADILLRLPLDEQEITARVGPKCAVTPGDRLSLRVDMARAVLFDAETEQRLA comes from the coding sequence ATGTCAGCGTTAGAAATTCACAACGTGCGCAAAGAGTTTGGCAGCGAGCGGGTGCTGAAAGATGTCAGCATTTCAATTGATTCCGGTGAGTTCCTGATTCTGGTGGGGCCATCCGGCTGCGGTAAGTCCACGCTGATGAACGCCATTGCCGGGTTGGAGCCCGTCACCAGCGGTAACATTTATATCGACGGCGAAGACGTGACCTGGCGTACGCCCGCTGAGCGCGATATTGCCATGGTGTTCCAGTCCTACGCGCTTTACCCGAGCATGACAGTGCGCCAGAACATCAGCTTTGGCCTGGAAATGCGCAAGGTGCCCAAGGCTGAACGGGTGGCCGCTGTCGAGCGCGTGGCCGAATTGCTGCAGATTTCCCATCTGCTGGAACGTAAGCCGGCCCAGCTTTCTGGCGGCCAACGCCAGCGGGTCGCCATGGGGCGGGCGCTGGCCCGTGAGCCCAAGGTGTACCTGTTTGACGAGCCGCTATCCAACCTGGATGCCAAGCTGCGGGTGGACATGCGCACCGAGATCAAAAAGCTCCATCAGCGCCTGGGCACCACCATTGTGTATGTCACCCACGACCAGGTGGAAGCCATGACCCTGGCCGACTGCATTGCAGTGATGCGCGATGGCCATATCCTCCAGCTGGGTAGCCCGGATGAAGTGTACAACAACCCGGTGGATATGTTCGTGGCAGGCTTTATGGGCTCGCCGTCGATGAACTTTATTCGTGCAACGCTGGAAGCGGCGGGCGAGGGCTATGCCCTGCGTATTGCCACTCCTGATGAAGGGGATGTCCTGCTGCCATGGCCCCCTGAACGCAACGCAGAAGGGTTGGTGGGGCAGTTGGATAAACCGATTATTCTTGGCCTGCGCCCTGAACACTTCAGTGAAGAGGATCTGCGGCTGAGCGAGCAGGCAGAAGGCACCCTGATGGAAGCCAAGGTCAGCGTGGTTGAGCCGACCGGTGCCGATATTCTGCTGCGCCTGCCGCTGGATGAGCAGGAAATCACCGCTCGAGTCGGGCCCAAGTGCGCGGTAACCCCGGGTGATCGCCTGTCGCTGCGCGTTGATATGGCCCGCGCGGTGCTGTTTGATGCCGAGACTGAGCAGCGTCTGGCCTAA
- a CDS encoding carbohydrate ABC transporter permease, giving the protein MANVIRRQTPAARLLRGVLYGVLIVAGLFYALPLIVMLMTSVKPLSEISAGTLLSLPQNPTLEPWTKAWGEACTGMRCEGVGGYFWNSFAIVIPAVLISTTVGALNGYALTKWRFKGSELVFALMLFGCFIPFQVVLLPMAQTLGWLGLSSSRAGLILVHVVFGIAFTTLFFRNFYVGIPNELVSAAKLDGAGFFRIFWRILLPVSAPIIVVSVIWQFTQIWNDFLFGVAFSAHNTQPVTVALNNLVNTSTGVREYNVDMAAAMIAALPTLVVYVLAGKYFVRGLTAGSVKG; this is encoded by the coding sequence ATGGCTAACGTGATTCGTCGGCAAACGCCCGCTGCCCGGCTGTTGCGTGGCGTGCTCTATGGGGTACTGATTGTGGCGGGGCTGTTTTATGCCTTACCGCTGATTGTCATGTTGATGACCTCCGTCAAGCCGTTGAGTGAAATCAGCGCGGGGACACTGCTATCGCTGCCGCAAAACCCGACCCTTGAACCCTGGACGAAAGCCTGGGGAGAAGCCTGTACCGGTATGCGCTGCGAAGGCGTCGGCGGGTATTTCTGGAATTCCTTTGCGATTGTGATTCCAGCGGTGCTGATTTCCACCACCGTCGGGGCACTCAACGGCTATGCGTTGACCAAGTGGCGTTTCAAAGGCTCTGAGCTGGTTTTTGCGCTGATGCTGTTTGGCTGCTTTATCCCGTTTCAGGTGGTGCTTTTGCCAATGGCACAAACCCTTGGCTGGTTGGGGCTATCAAGCTCCCGTGCCGGGCTGATTCTGGTGCATGTGGTCTTTGGTATCGCCTTCACCACACTGTTTTTCCGCAACTTCTATGTGGGCATTCCCAACGAGCTGGTCTCTGCGGCCAAGTTAGATGGGGCGGGGTTCTTCCGGATTTTCTGGCGCATTCTATTACCGGTTTCCGCGCCGATTATTGTCGTGTCGGTGATCTGGCAGTTTACCCAGATTTGGAACGACTTTTTGTTCGGCGTGGCGTTCTCGGCCCACAACACCCAGCCGGTCACCGTAGCGCTTAACAATCTGGTCAACACTTCCACCGGGGTGCGTGAGTACAACGTCGATATGGCCGCGGCCATGATTGCCGCGCTGCCGACCCTGGTGGTGTATGTGCTGGCCGGGAAGTACTTCGTGCGTGGGCTGACCGCCGGCTCCGTCAAGGGCTAA
- a CDS encoding sugar ABC transporter permease, giving the protein MNKSTTRIQARPTASGWLQAWLPRLVLAPSVAVSLFFVYGFMLWTFVLSLTSSRMLPSYDFVGFGQYSRLMANDRWWVASTNLMVFGVLFIAVCLIIGTLLAILLDQKIRQEGALRTIYLYPMALSFIVTGVVWKWLLNPQLGIQAMVQSWGFESFRFDWIVNPDMAIYTLVIAAVWQASGFVMALFLAGLRGIDDSIVKAAQLDGASLPRIYWRVVMPCLRPVVFSAVMILAHIAIKSFDLVVALTGGGPGYATDLPATFMYTHAFNRAQIGLGSASAMLMLGGVLAILIPYLYSELRSRKHG; this is encoded by the coding sequence ATGAATAAATCCACGACGCGCATTCAAGCGCGGCCGACGGCGTCCGGCTGGCTGCAAGCCTGGCTACCGCGCCTAGTGCTGGCGCCTTCGGTGGCGGTCTCTCTGTTTTTTGTTTACGGCTTCATGCTGTGGACCTTTGTGCTATCGCTGACCAGTTCGCGTATGTTGCCAAGCTATGATTTTGTTGGTTTTGGCCAATATTCGCGGCTGATGGCCAATGATCGCTGGTGGGTCGCCTCCACCAACCTGATGGTATTTGGTGTGCTGTTTATTGCGGTTTGTCTGATTATAGGCACCCTCCTGGCCATTTTACTCGATCAGAAAATTCGTCAGGAAGGCGCGCTGCGCACCATTTATCTCTACCCTATGGCACTGTCGTTTATTGTCACCGGTGTGGTCTGGAAGTGGTTGCTGAATCCACAGCTGGGCATTCAGGCCATGGTACAAAGCTGGGGGTTCGAGTCGTTTCGCTTTGACTGGATCGTTAACCCGGATATGGCCATTTACACCCTGGTGATTGCCGCCGTCTGGCAGGCATCGGGGTTTGTGATGGCGCTGTTTCTGGCGGGATTGCGGGGTATTGATGACAGCATCGTCAAAGCCGCCCAGCTGGACGGTGCCAGCCTGCCGCGTATCTACTGGCGCGTGGTGATGCCTTGCCTGCGGCCGGTGGTGTTCAGCGCGGTGATGATCCTGGCCCATATTGCGATCAAAAGCTTCGACCTGGTGGTGGCGCTTACCGGCGGCGGGCCTGGCTACGCCACCGATCTGCCAGCGACCTTCATGTATACCCACGCCTTCAATCGCGCCCAGATCGGGCTTGGCTCTGCCAGTGCCATGCTGATGCTTGGCGGCGTGCTGGCCATTCTGATTCCTTACCTTTATTCCGAACTAAGGAGCCGCAAACATGGCTAA
- a CDS encoding ABC transporter substrate-binding protein translates to MPTINMSVVNPSTFKKSALALALAAGTALAASTIQASEVEVLHWWTSGGEARAANVLKDLMEAEGYGWQDFAVAGGGGETAMTVLKSRAMSGNPPSAAQIKGPEIQEWGELGLLGDLDEVATAEGWNDLIPERVANIMRHDGQFVAVPVNVHRVNWLWANPEVLEAADVEMPTTLDELFAAGDAIREAGFIPLAHGGQAWQDATVFESVVLGSQGTEFYQQALVELDPEALGGEQMVSALEDFKRMRELMDEGMSGRDWNIATAMVIEGEAGFQLMGDWAKGEFTAAGLTAGEDYLCAAAPGTEDAFTFNIDSLAMFRVTDDAEREAQQTLARLVLEPTFQEAFNLAKGSIPARPDLDMSDFDRCAQQSLADFQRTADEGGLVPSMAHGMAVRASIQGAIFDVVTNYFNDTDMPAEEAAERLVNAAETASF, encoded by the coding sequence ATGCCTACTATTAATATGTCCGTTGTTAACCCGTCCACGTTCAAGAAGTCTGCGCTGGCGTTAGCCTTGGCAGCGGGCACCGCCCTGGCCGCCAGCACCATCCAGGCCAGCGAAGTGGAAGTGTTGCACTGGTGGACGTCTGGCGGTGAAGCCCGTGCCGCTAACGTCCTTAAAGACCTGATGGAAGCCGAAGGCTACGGCTGGCAGGATTTTGCCGTGGCCGGTGGCGGCGGTGAAACCGCCATGACGGTGCTTAAATCCCGTGCCATGTCCGGCAACCCGCCTTCCGCTGCACAGATCAAAGGGCCTGAAATTCAGGAGTGGGGCGAGCTTGGCCTGTTGGGCGATCTGGATGAAGTCGCCACGGCTGAAGGCTGGAACGATCTGATCCCCGAGCGGGTAGCAAATATCATGCGTCATGATGGCCAATTCGTGGCCGTGCCGGTCAATGTACATCGGGTTAACTGGCTGTGGGCTAACCCTGAGGTGCTGGAAGCGGCCGATGTTGAGATGCCGACTACGCTGGATGAGCTGTTTGCGGCCGGTGACGCCATTCGTGAAGCAGGTTTCATACCGCTGGCCCACGGTGGCCAGGCATGGCAGGACGCCACTGTGTTTGAAAGTGTTGTGCTGGGCAGCCAGGGCACCGAATTCTACCAGCAGGCGCTGGTCGAGCTGGACCCGGAGGCCCTGGGCGGGGAGCAGATGGTCAGCGCTCTGGAAGACTTCAAGCGTATGCGTGAGCTGATGGATGAAGGTATGTCCGGCCGCGACTGGAATATTGCCACTGCCATGGTGATTGAAGGCGAGGCAGGTTTCCAGCTGATGGGTGACTGGGCCAAGGGTGAGTTCACCGCCGCTGGCCTGACCGCCGGTGAAGACTACCTGTGCGCCGCCGCCCCCGGCACTGAAGATGCCTTTACGTTTAATATCGATAGCCTGGCAATGTTCCGTGTGACGGATGACGCTGAGCGAGAGGCCCAGCAAACCCTGGCACGCCTGGTGTTGGAGCCAACCTTCCAGGAAGCCTTCAATCTTGCCAAAGGCTCCATCCCGGCGCGGCCTGATCTGGATATGAGCGATTTTGACCGCTGTGCCCAGCAGTCGCTGGCGGATTTCCAGCGCACCGCCGACGAAGGTGGCCTGGTGCCCAGCATGGCGCATGGTATGGCAGTCCGTGCCTCTATTCAGGGAGCTATCTTCGATGTGGTGACCAACTACTTCAATGACACCGATATGCCCGCTGAAGAAGCCGCTGAGCGGCTGGTCAATGCTGCTGAAACGGCGTCTTTTTAA
- a CDS encoding ATP-binding protein, whose amino-acid sequence MRRVKRRLARYLPGSLRGRFVIIMIAGVLAAQAASYALWTSQVRDSRLEQLDELSSNMAFSIASTMRFFRSLPVEYRHIVLDQLRRMGGTRFFVSVNERRIAVDDIGSGPEKEVVVDNVRAILTQELLIDDVVVEFSSPETLRVFNNEVLLYELPPRWGQHSLLMEPLSPPILVVQVELAPDTWLYVATLLGVPDIFSGYRWLSGERLLVGLLVLLSVLALSLLGITSVTRPLARLSKAARQLGDDLDSPPLKETGPREVAATAVAFNRMQRRIREQIDERERLFSAISHDLKTPITRLRLRAEMLDDPAQREAFCASLDELAELVKGALASVKGLDLHEEPQPTDINALLREIADGLRLQGGEVSVHGSVAPLNVKPLALKRCLANLLENAVFYGHTASVTLQEQADVVMLRIHDAGPGIPQDQLSRVFSPFVRLEASRSRYTGGSGLGLGIARHIARAHGGDIVLSNHSQGGLVATLTLSRQTSITGL is encoded by the coding sequence ATGAGAAGGGTGAAACGCAGGCTGGCACGCTATCTGCCCGGCAGCCTGCGAGGGCGCTTTGTGATCATCATGATTGCGGGGGTGCTGGCGGCTCAGGCGGCCAGCTATGCGCTGTGGACGTCTCAGGTGCGAGACAGCCGTCTTGAACAGCTGGATGAGCTTTCCAGCAATATGGCTTTCAGCATTGCCTCAACCATGCGGTTTTTCCGTTCGCTACCGGTGGAGTATCGTCATATCGTGCTGGATCAGCTGCGGCGTATGGGCGGTACGCGCTTTTTTGTCAGCGTCAACGAACGGCGGATTGCCGTCGACGATATTGGCAGCGGCCCAGAAAAAGAGGTGGTGGTTGATAACGTACGCGCCATCCTTACCCAAGAGCTTTTGATTGACGATGTGGTGGTGGAGTTCTCCAGCCCGGAAACCCTGCGGGTGTTCAATAACGAAGTACTGCTCTATGAGTTACCACCGCGCTGGGGGCAGCACAGCCTGTTAATGGAACCGCTGTCGCCACCGATTCTGGTGGTGCAAGTGGAGCTGGCGCCTGATACCTGGCTGTACGTGGCCACCTTGCTGGGGGTGCCTGATATTTTCAGCGGCTACCGCTGGCTGTCTGGCGAGCGCTTGCTGGTTGGCCTGCTGGTGCTGCTTAGCGTATTGGCTCTTTCACTGCTGGGCATTACCAGCGTGACTCGCCCGTTGGCCAGGCTGTCAAAGGCTGCTCGCCAGTTGGGGGATGACCTGGATAGCCCGCCCCTAAAAGAGACCGGCCCCAGAGAAGTGGCGGCTACGGCGGTGGCCTTTAATCGCATGCAGCGGCGTATTCGCGAACAGATTGATGAGCGTGAGCGGCTTTTTTCAGCGATTTCCCATGATCTTAAAACGCCCATTACGCGCTTACGGCTGCGCGCTGAAATGTTGGATGATCCCGCTCAGCGGGAAGCTTTCTGCGCCTCGCTTGACGAGCTGGCAGAGCTGGTCAAGGGAGCATTGGCCTCGGTAAAAGGACTGGATCTGCATGAAGAGCCACAGCCTACGGATATCAATGCCTTGTTGAGAGAAATTGCCGACGGGCTGCGCCTGCAAGGTGGCGAGGTGTCAGTGCATGGCAGCGTAGCGCCCCTGAACGTCAAACCGTTGGCGCTGAAGCGCTGCCTGGCCAACCTGCTTGAAAATGCGGTGTTTTATGGCCACACCGCCAGCGTCACGCTGCAAGAACAGGCCGATGTTGTGATGTTGCGGATTCATGATGCAGGGCCAGGCATCCCGCAAGACCAGCTTTCCCGGGTGTTTTCACCCTTTGTACGCCTTGAGGCCTCACGCAGTCGCTACACCGGTGGCAGCGGCCTGGGGCTGGGCATTGCCAGGCATATCGCCCGTGCCCATGGCGGCGATATTGTGTTGTCCAATCACTCTCAGGGCGGGCTTGTTGCCACCTTGACGCTTTCACGCCAGACAAGTATTACAGGGCTGTAA
- a CDS encoding response regulator, translated as MTTPPATLMVVDDDLEIRELLADYLGRHGYQVLTADGAESLYQQLAEQMPDLLIIDVMMPGDDGFTICRELRKTHDTPIIMLTASADDTDRILGLELGADDYIGKPFNPRELLARIKAVLRRARPVAAAGATQEARWVRFGDWQLDRMTRELIGLDGARTALSGADFQLLQVFLARPATVIARDDLYALTRGREAPALDRSIDVHVCRLRQRLGEDAQHSQLIRTVRGVGYVLTASVELAP; from the coding sequence ATGACAACCCCGCCTGCTACCCTGATGGTCGTTGATGACGACCTGGAAATCCGCGAACTGTTGGCTGACTACCTGGGGCGGCATGGTTACCAGGTGCTGACCGCCGACGGGGCGGAGTCACTTTATCAGCAGCTGGCCGAGCAAATGCCAGACCTGCTGATTATTGACGTCATGATGCCAGGAGATGATGGCTTTACCATCTGTCGGGAACTGCGCAAGACCCACGATACGCCGATTATCATGCTGACCGCCAGCGCCGATGATACCGATCGCATTCTGGGGCTGGAGCTGGGCGCCGATGACTATATCGGCAAGCCCTTTAACCCACGCGAGCTGTTGGCGCGGATCAAGGCGGTGCTGCGCCGTGCCCGGCCTGTGGCGGCTGCAGGGGCAACCCAGGAGGCCCGCTGGGTGCGCTTTGGTGATTGGCAGCTTGACCGTATGACCCGTGAATTGATCGGCCTGGACGGCGCTCGCACGGCGCTGTCAGGGGCTGATTTTCAGCTGCTGCAGGTGTTTCTGGCGCGCCCGGCAACGGTGATTGCCCGGGATGATCTCTATGCCTTGACCCGTGGCCGTGAAGCGCCGGCCCTGGATCGCTCGATTGATGTGCATGTGTGCCGCTTGCGCCAGCGCCTGGGGGAAGATGCCCAGCATTCCCAGCTGATTCGCACCGTGCGCGGCGTTGGCTATGTGCTGACGGCCAGCGTCGAGCTTGCACCGTGA
- a CDS encoding HAD family hydrolase, producing the protein MTARLIVSDLDGTLLGSDHRLHASTVKVLRLLAEQGHHIALASGRHYYDMRVFRDQLDIPIHLISTNGAYTHDPAGQLLNASYLEPDHAQTLIQLPRPPEVRLSLYRESGWHVDAPAPHLLSIHATTGFTYQVVPPEQMDANGVGKVLYLGAPAALAELETQAHQAHGQGLHITYSTANALEIMAGGVNKGVALTALLEKLGLTAPDCLAFGDNLNDIEMLNLAGEAQVMANAHPALLERVTGARRIGHHSNAGVAQWLTQRFAL; encoded by the coding sequence ATGACCGCGCGGCTGATTGTTTCTGACCTGGACGGGACGCTGTTAGGCAGCGACCATCGCTTGCACGCAAGCACCGTCAAGGTGCTCCGTTTGCTGGCTGAACAAGGCCACCATATTGCCTTGGCATCAGGTCGCCACTACTACGATATGCGGGTGTTTCGCGATCAGCTGGATATTCCCATTCATCTGATCAGCACCAATGGCGCCTATACCCATGACCCTGCAGGCCAATTGCTGAATGCCAGCTATCTTGAGCCTGACCATGCGCAAACGCTGATCCAGCTGCCTCGCCCACCTGAGGTGCGGCTGAGCCTGTACCGTGAAAGTGGCTGGCATGTAGATGCGCCCGCTCCGCACCTGTTATCGATTCACGCCACCACCGGCTTTACCTATCAGGTAGTGCCGCCAGAACAGATGGATGCCAATGGGGTAGGCAAGGTGCTGTATCTGGGCGCCCCGGCAGCGCTGGCCGAACTGGAAACCCAGGCCCACCAAGCCCATGGGCAGGGGCTACACATTACCTATTCCACCGCCAATGCCCTGGAAATCATGGCCGGTGGCGTCAATAAAGGGGTGGCGTTAACGGCTCTGCTGGAAAAGCTGGGCCTGACAGCACCGGATTGCCTGGCATTTGGCGACAATCTTAATGATATCGAGATGCTCAACCTGGCCGGTGAAGCCCAGGTGATGGCCAATGCCCACCCGGCGCTGCTTGAGCGCGTTACCGGTGCTCGGCGCATCGGCCATCACAGCAATGCGGGTGTTGCCCAGTGGCTGACACAACGCTTTGCCCTGTAA
- a CDS encoding exoribonuclease II: MLQNNSVLAQLKQQIRDTTPRAEGVIKATEKGFGFLETDAGESYFVPPPAMKQVLHGDRVEAVIHENGDKKSVEPEKLLEAGLDRFIARVQKREGRLAVVPDHPSIRNVLKARIKNSLDEASIADGDWVVARLVRHPLKENDRGFFAQIDELVAKSDDPAVPWRVTLARHALEQECPDAGTDWPLLDEGLIREDLTARPFFTIDGEKTRDMDDALHVETLESSGWRLSVAIADPTAYVEEGHAADLEARTRAFTVYLPGQNVTMLPEQLADDLCSLWEGQERPALACTLDINADGSLGEYRFFAANVMSHAKLAYDRVSDWIEGQGDWTPADNIAEQLKALQALTEARTAWRNEHALVFKDRPDYVFDLDDAGNVLGIRTEERRIANRMIEESMIVANACCADYLAKHIGHGIFNVHRAFEPDKAEAAQEFLAGQDIEVAREALLELAHYKDLKRALESRDDAWLDARLRRFQGFTSMSAQPGPHFGLGLNAYATWTSPIRKYGDMVNHRLIKRILKGEQAPAEASQQLTEQLTERRRLNRMAERDVKDWLYVRYLTLAAENQDAFDAEVMAINRGGMRVRLLENGATAFVPAPLMHSDRSKVVIDDKEGRIQIEGEERYKLGDSLRVALTEAREETRSLVARPIA; encoded by the coding sequence ATGCTGCAAAATAATTCGGTACTTGCCCAACTTAAGCAACAGATTCGTGACACCACCCCGCGCGCGGAAGGCGTTATCAAAGCCACTGAAAAAGGCTTTGGCTTTCTGGAAACCGATGCGGGTGAGTCCTATTTCGTCCCACCGCCTGCCATGAAGCAGGTCCTGCATGGCGACCGCGTTGAAGCCGTTATCCATGAAAATGGCGACAAGAAATCTGTCGAACCGGAAAAACTGCTTGAAGCCGGGCTCGACCGTTTTATTGCCCGCGTACAAAAGCGTGAGGGGCGATTGGCGGTGGTTCCTGATCACCCGTCCATCCGCAATGTACTGAAAGCGCGGATCAAGAACAGTCTGGATGAAGCCAGCATTGCGGACGGCGACTGGGTGGTTGCCCGCCTGGTACGTCATCCGCTGAAAGAGAACGACCGGGGCTTTTTTGCCCAGATTGACGAACTGGTGGCCAAGTCAGATGACCCGGCCGTGCCATGGCGGGTCACCCTGGCCCGCCATGCGCTGGAACAGGAATGCCCGGATGCTGGCACCGACTGGCCGTTGCTGGATGAGGGCCTGATCCGCGAGGACCTGACCGCCCGGCCGTTTTTCACCATTGACGGTGAAAAGACCCGGGATATGGATGACGCCCTGCATGTAGAAACCCTGGAAAGCAGCGGCTGGCGCCTGAGCGTGGCCATTGCCGACCCGACCGCTTACGTCGAAGAAGGCCATGCGGCGGATCTCGAAGCGCGTACGCGCGCCTTTACTGTCTACCTGCCGGGCCAGAATGTCACCATGCTGCCTGAGCAGCTGGCGGATGATCTCTGCTCACTATGGGAAGGTCAGGAGCGTCCTGCCCTGGCCTGTACCCTGGACATTAACGCTGATGGCAGCCTGGGCGAATACCGCTTCTTTGCGGCCAACGTCATGTCGCACGCCAAGCTCGCCTATGACCGTGTCTCAGACTGGATTGAAGGCCAGGGCGACTGGACACCGGCCGACAACATTGCCGAACAGCTCAAGGCGCTGCAGGCGCTGACCGAAGCGCGCACCGCCTGGCGTAACGAGCATGCCTTGGTATTCAAGGATCGTCCGGATTATGTCTTCGACCTGGACGATGCAGGCAATGTGCTGGGAATTCGTACCGAAGAGCGCCGCATCGCCAACCGCATGATCGAGGAATCGATGATCGTGGCCAACGCTTGCTGCGCTGATTATCTGGCCAAGCATATCGGCCATGGTATCTTTAACGTCCACCGTGCCTTTGAGCCTGATAAAGCCGAGGCCGCCCAGGAGTTTCTGGCCGGGCAGGATATTGAAGTGGCCCGTGAAGCGCTGCTTGAACTAGCCCACTACAAGGATCTCAAGCGGGCACTGGAAAGCCGTGACGATGCCTGGCTGGACGCGCGCCTGCGTCGCTTCCAGGGCTTTACCAGCATGTCAGCCCAGCCTGGCCCGCACTTTGGCCTGGGCCTGAATGCCTATGCCACCTGGACGTCACCGATTCGTAAATACGGCGATATGGTCAACCATCGCCTGATCAAGCGCATTCTCAAGGGTGAACAGGCCCCAGCAGAAGCCAGCCAGCAGCTCACCGAGCAGCTCACCGAGCGTCGCCGCCTGAACCGCATGGCTGAGCGCGACGTCAAGGACTGGCTGTATGTACGCTACCTGACGCTCGCCGCCGAGAACCAGGACGCCTTTGATGCCGAAGTGATGGCTATCAATCGGGGAGGCATGCGGGTGCGCCTGCTGGAAAATGGCGCCACTGCCTTTGTTCCGGCACCCTTGATGCACAGTGACCGCAGCAAGGTGGTGATTGATGACAAGGAAGGGCGCATTCAGATTGAAGGCGAGGAACGCTACAAACTGGGCGATAGCCTACGCGTGGCGCTGACCGAAGCTCGTGAGGAAACCCGTTCACTGGTCGCCCGGCCGATTGCCTAG